The following coding sequences lie in one Phragmitibacter flavus genomic window:
- a CDS encoding beta strand repeat-containing protein, which produces MKNPASSIKHTRCLWRKTLLTLGFTAASSLSTITAADFTWQGNQDALWNNGNNWDPAVFPDNTDTAIFNNDGNSFTILDLGGGASILNITYDTTAAAYTIGAGAVGSQTLTLSNTGAITNNAAVTNSQLINANVALGGASATIANHSAASLLTIAGAVSGAGGFTKDGVGALTLSGLNTNTGDTTLNAGTLNLDHAAALGNTTAGALIINGGTINNTSGAAITTTTAKAQTWAGDVTFIGSNNLNFNGGVVTLTGAGSRTVTVSAGTLGVGRITSASTGLNVAGPGVLAVTTSAASTIGGTLDVATGSTLRFNTGATGPLTNDFIATGLTGGGIIENGGGVERWLFINNAVDNTFTGILQNGAAGGMGLNKGGVGTLTLTGANTHSGVTTVRLGNLNLSATGSITASSSTGSIVVNAATGTTATMTVDGGSILVGANNAGNASIIVGNVNGGAGIFNVGAGSDVTTGGVTGPAREIHVGRGGFGTANITGGTVTVGGFIVGGIATNGVGIWNVSGGSVSVGTNGNWGATFGASGGTTGVLNLTGGTFNNTHTGTSAGLWVGENGRAEFNISGTGQANLGGNTSNGNSGLVIGKNNGAAGIVNLGAVGAGGGTISTTMVSHTGNGTGRLNFHGGTLQARTGAAANFMSGLTSAHVYAEGGTIDNNGQAITIAQALLAPTGFGINALDTTGLATTGYTTAPLVTITGGTGTAATANATVDASGNLTGFIITNPGSDYTAGDTLTVTLSGGGKNTTSASTTSATLSENAGGGMTYIGTGTTTLTAANTYTGGTIITQGRLLANNTTGSATGTGSVSVTSGATLGGTGSISGGRTANITLGAGSFLAVGNTHGAGGLAETLELGTGGTITSTADTTFQFDLMGAGTAGAAPAAYNFNNDYLDFTTAAAIDILGVIQLSAADTSSWLPEEQIWKLIDWTGITDLGASMDLVYSGIIDNYVLSSFTDDSGFYIRASLVPEPSRVLLMMAGLCLLGLRRKR; this is translated from the coding sequence ATGAAAAATCCAGCTTCCTCCATCAAACATACCCGCTGCTTGTGGCGCAAAACCCTGCTAACACTCGGCTTCACCGCCGCCAGCTCTCTCAGCACAATAACAGCTGCTGATTTCACTTGGCAAGGCAATCAGGATGCCCTCTGGAATAATGGAAATAACTGGGATCCGGCCGTTTTCCCAGACAACACGGACACCGCCATCTTTAACAACGATGGCAACAGTTTCACCATCCTTGACCTGGGAGGCGGCGCCTCCATCCTTAACATCACTTACGACACCACCGCCGCCGCTTACACCATCGGCGCAGGCGCAGTGGGCAGCCAGACGCTTACACTATCCAACACTGGTGCGATCACCAACAATGCCGCCGTTACCAACAGTCAGTTGATCAATGCCAATGTCGCCCTCGGCGGCGCATCCGCCACCATCGCCAACCACAGTGCTGCCAGCCTCCTCACCATCGCGGGAGCCGTGAGCGGCGCAGGCGGCTTCACCAAAGATGGCGTCGGCGCACTGACACTCAGTGGCCTTAACACCAACACCGGCGACACCACCCTCAACGCGGGCACCTTGAACCTCGACCACGCCGCCGCGCTGGGCAATACCACTGCGGGAGCACTGATCATCAATGGCGGCACCATCAACAATACCAGCGGCGCGGCCATCACCACCACCACGGCGAAGGCGCAGACCTGGGCCGGTGATGTTACTTTCATTGGCAGCAACAATTTGAATTTCAACGGTGGCGTCGTCACCCTCACCGGCGCTGGTTCACGCACCGTGACGGTCAGCGCGGGCACGCTCGGCGTGGGTCGCATCACCAGCGCCAGCACCGGATTGAATGTCGCCGGCCCAGGCGTATTGGCCGTCACCACCAGCGCTGCCAGCACCATCGGCGGCACACTGGATGTCGCCACCGGCAGCACCCTGCGCTTCAATACCGGAGCCACCGGCCCACTCACGAATGACTTCATCGCCACCGGCCTGACTGGCGGAGGCATCATCGAGAATGGTGGAGGCGTGGAACGCTGGCTGTTCATCAACAACGCCGTGGACAACACCTTCACCGGCATACTACAAAACGGTGCTGCAGGCGGCATGGGCTTAAACAAGGGCGGTGTGGGAACGCTCACTCTCACCGGGGCAAACACCCATAGCGGTGTCACCACCGTGCGCCTTGGCAACCTCAATCTCAGTGCCACCGGCTCGATCACTGCCAGCAGCAGCACCGGCAGCATCGTGGTGAATGCCGCAACAGGCACCACGGCGACTATGACGGTGGATGGAGGCAGCATCCTGGTGGGGGCGAACAATGCTGGAAACGCATCCATTATCGTGGGCAATGTCAATGGTGGTGCAGGCATTTTCAACGTGGGAGCTGGATCCGATGTGACCACCGGCGGAGTCACTGGCCCCGCAAGAGAAATACACGTTGGCCGCGGCGGTTTTGGCACCGCCAACATCACGGGTGGCACGGTCACGGTCGGAGGATTCATTGTCGGCGGCATCGCCACGAACGGAGTGGGCATCTGGAATGTCAGCGGCGGGTCCGTCTCCGTTGGCACAAACGGCAACTGGGGTGCCACTTTTGGTGCCAGCGGAGGCACCACCGGTGTGCTGAACCTCACTGGAGGAACCTTCAACAACACCCATACGGGAACGAGCGCCGGCTTGTGGGTCGGCGAAAACGGCAGGGCAGAGTTCAACATTTCCGGCACTGGACAGGCCAATCTGGGCGGCAACACCTCCAACGGAAACTCCGGCCTCGTCATCGGCAAGAACAACGGTGCGGCAGGCATCGTCAACCTCGGTGCCGTCGGCGCAGGTGGCGGCACCATCAGCACCACCATGGTTTCCCACACCGGCAACGGCACCGGCAGGCTCAACTTTCACGGCGGCACCTTGCAGGCCAGGACAGGCGCAGCCGCGAACTTCATGTCCGGACTCACCAGCGCCCACGTCTATGCTGAAGGCGGCACCATTGATAACAACGGGCAGGCCATCACCATCGCCCAAGCCCTGCTTGCCCCGACCGGTTTCGGCATCAATGCGCTGGATACCACCGGACTGGCCACCACCGGCTACACCACCGCGCCCCTCGTCACCATCACCGGCGGCACCGGCACCGCTGCCACCGCCAATGCCACCGTCGATGCCAGCGGCAACCTCACCGGCTTCATCATCACCAACCCCGGCTCTGATTACACCGCAGGCGACACCCTCACCGTGACCCTCTCCGGCGGCGGAAAAAACACCACTTCCGCCAGCACCACCTCCGCCACCCTCAGCGAAAACGCAGGTGGCGGCATGACCTACATCGGCACCGGCACCACCACCCTCACCGCTGCAAACACCTACACCGGGGGCACCATCATCACCCAAGGTCGCCTGTTGGCCAATAACACCACCGGCTCGGCCACGGGCACCGGAAGTGTCAGCGTAACTTCTGGAGCCACGTTGGGCGGAACCGGTAGCATTAGTGGCGGCCGCACGGCCAACATCACGCTTGGTGCCGGGAGTTTTCTCGCGGTTGGCAACACCCACGGTGCAGGCGGCCTCGCAGAAACCTTGGAACTTGGCACGGGCGGCACCATCACCAGCACCGCCGACACCACTTTCCAGTTTGATCTCATGGGCGCTGGCACCGCCGGTGCTGCCCCTGCCGCGTATAACTTCAACAACGACTATCTCGACTTCACCACTGCCGCTGCAATAGATATCCTTGGCGTCATTCAACTCTCGGCCGCAGATACCAGTTCATGGCTGCCTGAAGAACAAATCTGGAAACTCATCGACTGGACCGGCATTACCGATTTGGGCGCATCGATGGACCTGGTCTACTCCGGTATCATCGACAACTACGTGCTTAGTTCCTTCACTGACGACAGTGGTTTTTACATTAGGGCATCCCTGGTCCCTGAACCATCCCGTGTGTTGCTGATGATGGCCGGGCTTTGTCTGCTTGGACTGCGCCGCAAACGTTGA